The Anolis carolinensis isolate JA03-04 chromosome 1, rAnoCar3.1.pri, whole genome shotgun sequence genome window below encodes:
- the LOC100554601 gene encoding C-X-C chemokine receptor type 2, producing MGDVLTFDGDITELFDYLNYSYESTLNPDSAPGPCRPKSASALIRYFVAFLYCLVCLFSLVGNALVVLVVTYNKGNRPVTDVYLLNLAIADLIFALTLPIWAIFRAHEWIFGTAMCKIISAMKEVNFYSGILLLAFISIDRYLAIVYATHHVTEKRHWVKFVCVGIWVFSLLLSLPMITYREVVHAPNSAQMVCYENIGGNETTKWRVVLRILPQTFGFLVPLAVMLFCYGVTVHRLFQMKNNQKKKAMKVILVVVLVFLFCWLPYNISLLIDTLMRTRVIAETCGLQDAIDAALLGTEILGFSHSCMNPIIYAFIGQKFRNNFLKILVTRGIISKEVLIRYRKGSTFSSTSGNTSTTL from the coding sequence ATGGGTGATGTCCTGACCTTTGATGGGGATATTACTGAATTATTTGACTATTTAAATTACTCTTACGAGTCCACACTCAACCCTGACAGTGCACCAGGACCCTGCCGACCTAAAAGTGCATCAGCTCTGATCAGATACTTTGTGGCATTCCTCTATTGCTTGGTATGCTTATTCAGCCTGGTAGGAAATGCCTTGGTGGTTCTGGTGGTCACCTACAACAAAGGAAACAGGCCTGTGACTGATGTGTACCTCCTAAACCTAGCCATTGCAGATCTAATCTTTGCCCTCACCTTGCCCATCTGGGCTATTTTCCGAGCTCATGAATGGATCTTTGGAACTGCCATGTGTAAAATCATCTCAGCCATGAAGGAAGTCAATTTCTACAGTGGAATCCTCTTGTTGGCTTTCATCAGCATTGACCGCTACTTGGCAATAGTGTATGCTACCCATCATGTTACTGAAAAGAGACACTGGGTCAAATTTGTCTGTGTTGGCATCTGGGtgttctccctcctcctttcatTGCCTATGATTACCTACCGTGAAGTTGTCCATGCACCTAATTCTGCTCAGATGGTTTGTTATGAGAATATTGGAGGGAATGAAACAACTAAATGGAGAGTGGTGCTGAGAATCCTGCCTCAAACCTTTGGCTTCCTTGTGCCTTTGGCCGTCATGCTTTTTTGCTATGGGGTGACAGTGCATAGACTTTTCCAGATGAAGAataatcagaaaaagaaagctaTGAAAGTCATCCTGGTTGTGGTGCTGGTCTTCCTCTTTTGTTGGCTACCTTACAATATCTCCCTACTTATTGATACCTTGATGAGGACCAGAGTCATTGCTGAGACCTGTGGACTCCAGGATGCCATTGATGCTGCCCTTTTAGGCACAGAGATCCTGGGGTTTTCTCACAGCTGTATGAACCCCATCATCTATGCCTTTATAGGGCAGAAGTTCCGAAACAACTTCCTCAAGATCCTAGTCACACGAGGCATCATCAGTAAAGAAGTCCTGATTCGTTACCGGAAGGGCTCGACCTTCTCATCTACATCTGGCAATACCTCAACAACACTATAA